In Streptomyces rapamycinicus NRRL 5491, the genomic stretch CCCCGAGCCCGGGGTGGACGGGTACGTGCGCGCGGCGCTCGAGGGCGGGGCGCGGGTGTTCAAGGCCCATGTGCAGGTGGGGGCGTACGACCCGGGTGATCAGCTGCTCGACCCGGTGTGGGGCATGCTCGCCGAGAGCGGGACGCCCGTGGTCATCCACTGCGGCTCGGGGCCCCACCCGGGCAAGTACACCGGCCCGGAGCCGGTGGGGCGGGTGCTGGCCCGCCATCCTCGGCTGCGCCTGATCATCGCGCATATGGGGCTGCCGGAGTACTCGGACTTCCTGGGGCTGGCGGAGCGGTACGAGGAGGTCCACCTGGACACCACGATGGCCTTCACCGACTTCACCGAGCGCCAGTGGCCGTTTCCGCGGTCGGAGCGGGAGCGGCTGGCCGCCCTGGGGAACCGGGTGCTGTTCGGGAGCGACTTCCCCAACATCCCGTACGGATACCGGCATGCGCTGGACGCGCTGACGCGGGTCGGGCAGGACGAGGAGTGGCTGCGCGGGGTGTGTTACGGGAACGCGGCGCGGCTGTTCGGGATATGACGGGTTGTGGCCGCTCCGGATGCGCCCCTCGCGGGTGGAGCGTGGATGTTCCGGATGCGCTTGTTGTGGGTGGAGCGTGGCCGCCCGGATGCGCCCCTCGCGGGTGGAGCGTGGATGTTCCGGATGCGCCCGTTATGGCTAGGGCGCGGCCGCTCCGGATGGGGGGCTCGCCCGGTGCCCGCGTCGGCTGGGGCTCGCCCGGTGCCCGCGTCGGCGCCGGGCGAGGAGGCCGCGGGGGTCGGTCAGCTCTTGTCCAGCGGCAGTGCCTCGGCCAGCGTGCGCCACTGCTCGCGGGGGAGCCCCTGGTCGTCGCTCACCACCTGGATCGCGAGGTGGTCCGCGCCCGCGGCCAGGAACTCGTCCACGCGCGCCCGGATCGCCTCCGCGTCGCCGAGCGCGTACATGGCGGCGAGGAGACGGTCGCTGCCGCCGTCCGCGAAGTCCGCGTCCCCGAAGCCCAGCCGCTTGAAGTTGTTGGTGTAGTTGGGCAGCGCCAGATAGCGGCCGAGGTAGTCGCGGGCGGTGGCGCGGGCGCGTTCCAGGTCCGTGTCGAGGACGACCTTCAGCTCGGGCGCGAGCACGGCCTCCTTGCCCAGCACGTCCCGGGCCTCGGCGGTGTGCTCCGGGGTGACGAGGTACGGATGCGCGCCGGCCGCGCGGTCGCGGGACAGCTCGAGCATCTTGGGGCCGAGCGCGGCCAGGACCCGCTCGGCGGCGGGGACGGGGGCCGGGGCGGAGTCCAGTGCGGTCAGGTACTCCTTCATCGCCGTGTACGGGCGCTTGTAGCGCTCACCGGCGAGCGCGCTGTGGCTCACGCCGAGGCCGAGGAGGAAGCGGCCGCCGTGGGCGGCGTTGAGCGCGGTGTGCCGCTCGGCGACGTAGCCCGCCTCGTGGTCCCAGATGCTCAGGATTCCGGTCGCGACGGTGATCCGGGAGGTGGCGTCCAGCAGGACTCCGGCCTGATCCGGGCTGGGACTGCCACCGAGCCAGACGGCGCCGTACCCCAGCTCGTCCAGCTCGGCCGCTGCCTCGCTGACCTGCTCTGATGGGGTGAGGTCCGTCTTCAGGGCCGCGGTCCAGATGCCGATCTTGCCAAGTGCGGGACGAGAAGTCATACAGGGGGAAGCCGGAGAGTCCTTCCGGTTATTCCGTGGCCCGCCCAGCCGTTCCGTGCCCAGGATCCGCTGTTTCGCCCCCGGCCGGTCCCGTCCCCGCCGCCACAGGATTCTCAGGTAATTCACAGGCAGCCGAAAGGGACCTCTCAGGGCCCGCTCCGAAGGTGGAGGTCATGATGCCGACCTCGCCTCATGGGCGTACCGAACTGCTGCGCCCCGACGGTAGCCCCGTCCGGGTGCTGGTCGTGGACGACGAGTCGGCGCTCGCCGACCTGCTGTCGATGGCACTGCGCTACGAGGGGTGGGAGGTGCGCACCGCGGGTGACGGCGCGGAGGCGATCCGGATCACCCGTGAGCTGCGCCCGGACGCGGTGGTCCTGGACATCATGCTGCCCGATATGGACGGGCTCGCCGTGCTGGGGCGGCTGCGCCGGGAACTGCCCGATGTCCCGGTGCTGTTCCTGACCGCGCGCGACGCGGTGGAGGACCGGATAGCGGGCATCACGGCGGGCGGCGACGACTATGTGACCAAGCCGTTCAGCCTGGAGGAGGTCGTCGCCCGGCTGCGCGGGCTGCTGCGCAGGTCGGGGGCGGCGGCCGCGCGCAGTGAGTCGGTGCTGGCCGTCGGCGATCTGATCCTGGACGAGGACAGCCACGAGGTGGCGCGCGGGGGACAGGAGATCCATCTCACCGCGACCGAGTTCGAACTGCTGCGCTATCTCATGCGCAATCCGCGCCGGGTGCTCAGCAAGGCGCAGATCCTCGACCGGGTCTGGAGCTATGACTTCGGCGGCCAGGCCAACGTGGTCGAGCTCTACATCTCGTATCTGCGGCGCAAGATCGACGCGGGGCGCAGCCCGATGATCCATACCCGGCGGGGCGCCGGGTATCTGATCAAGCCCGGGGAGTAGGCACGGTGGCGCACCCCCCGCCCCGGCCGCCCCGAGGCCCCGACCTGCCCGGCCCCGACGGGATGCCCGGCGCCTCCCAGCCGCCCCAGGGCGCGGGAGCGGCGCAGGGGCGCGCGCACGCCCGGCGCGCCCAGCGTGCGGGACGCGCTCAGCGTGCGGGGAACGCGCAACGAGCCGGAGCCGCGCAACGAGCCGGGCGCACTCAGGGGGCCGGGCGCACTCAGCGGGCCGGGCGCCGCCCCTGGTCCCTGCGCACCCGTCTGGTCGTCTCGGCCGTCGCGCTGATCGCGGTGGTCTGCGCGGTGATCGGCTCGGTCACGACCCTGGCCCTGCAGTCGTACCTCCAGGGGCAGGTGGACGACGATCTGCGCGCGTCCGTCGGGCGGTTCCTGAACAAGCCGGGACCGGAGCGCGAACTCCCCCGGAACGATGTGCTCTTCGTCGCCTCGCCCGGTCAGCCGATCGGCACGGTCGGGGCGCGGTTCGGCCAGGACGGCGAGATCTCCATGTCGGGCAAGAGCAATGACTCGCCCATGACGGACGAGGTCGACGCCGAGAGCCGGGTGGACCCCCTGACCAGCGGTCAGCAGAAGGCGATCGCCGCCGTCCCGCTGGACGGGGACGTGCACACCATCGATCTGCCCGGCCTCGGCGGCTATCGGGCGGTGGCCCAGCCGGACCACCGGGATGGCGGCATCATCCTCGCCTTCCCGCTCGACCAGACGCAGGAGACGGTCAACACCCTCATCCTCGTGGAGGTCTGTGTGGCCGCGGCCGGGCTGGTCGCGGCCGGGATCGCCGGGGCCGCGATGGTCGGCATCTCGCTGCGGCCGCTGCGCCGGGTGGCCGCGACCGCGACCCGGGTCTCCGAACTCCCCCTGCACAGCGGCGAGGTGGCGCTGCGCGAGCGCGTCCCGGCCTCGGAGGCCGATCCGCGTACCGAGGTCGGCCAGGTGGGGGCGGCGCTCAACCGCATGCTCGGCCATGTGGAGTCGGCGCTCGCGGCCCGCCAGGAGAGCGAGACGCGGGTGCGGCAGTTCGTCGCCGACGCCAGCCATGAGCTCCGTACGCCGCTCGCCTCGATCCGCGGCTACGCCGAGCTGACCCGGCGCGGCCGGGAGGAGATCGGGCCCGACACCCGGCATGCCCTCGGCCGGGTCGAGTCCGAGGCCGGGCGGATGACCGGGCTGGTCGAGGATCTGCTGCTGCTGGCCCGGCTGGACGCGGGGCGGCCGCTGGAATGCGCGGAGGCCGATCTGTCCCCGCTGGTCGTGGACGCCGTCAGCGACGCTCGGGCGGTCGGCTCGGACCACGAGTGGCGGCTGGAGCTGCCCGATGAACCGGCGGTCGTCTTCGGCGACGACGCCCGGCTGCGCCAGGTGCTGGTGAACCTCCTCGGCAACGCGCGGACGCACACCCCGGCCGGTACCACGGTCACGGCGCGGGTGCTGTGGGGCGGGCCGCGGGCGTCGCCGTACCCCTCGCCGTATCTGGCGCCGTACGGGCTCTCCTACGGGATGTCTTACGGCGCGTCCTCCCATGGCCACCGTAAGGGGCGCGGCTCGCCACACGCCCAGACGTACGCCCCGCCGCATCACCAGACCCAGCCGCATGACCAGACGTACGCCCAGCCGCACGCCCAGACGTACGCCCCGCCCTACGGCTCCCCGTACGCGGCCGCCCGCGCCGCCGGGGCCTTCGGCCCGCCGCAGCCGCCCTCGTACGTCTCGCTGGAGATCGAGGACGACGGTCCCGGCATCCCGCCCGAGCTGCTGCCGCATGTCTTCGAGCGGTTCGCGCGCGGCGACGCCTCGCGCTCCCGCGCCGCGGGCAGTACGGGGCTCGGCCTGGCCATCGTGCACGCGGTCGTGGCCGCACACGACGGGCAGGTGACGGTGGACAGCGTGCCCGGGCGCACCGTCTTCGGCGTCCACCTGCCCGTGCACCGGGTCGTTCACCATGGCGTAACGGACTCACAGGCAGGCCACAGGCTGACCACACAGCCGTGACAGCGCGGCTCGCGACCGTCGACCTCATGCGAACCGACACCCCTCTCGGGGCTCCGCCCGAGACACCTCTCCAAACCTTGCCCGTGCGCGGGCCGGTGACGGTCGTGCGCGGCCGTCCGGTGCTGGACGTCGTCATCCCCGTCTACAACGAGGAAGCGGACCTCGAGCGGTGCGTACGACGGCTGCACGACCATCTGGCCCGCACCTTCCCGTACGGCTTCCGGATCACCATCGCCGACAACGCCAGTACGGACCGCACGCCCGACCTCGCGGCCTACCTGGACGAGAGCATCGAGGAGGTGACGGCGGTCCGGCTGGAGCAGAAGGGGCGCGGGCGGGCGCTGCGCACCGTGTGGTCGCTGTCCGAGGCTCCCGTGCTCGCCTATATGGACGTCGATCTGTCCACGGACCTCAAGGCGCTGCTGCCGCTGGTGGCCCCGCTGATCTCCGGGCACTCCGACCTGGCGATCGGATCGCGGCTGTCCCGCAGTTCACGGGTGGTGCGCGGGACCAAGCGGGAGTTCATCTCGCGGGCGTACAACCTGATTCTGCGCGGCAGCCTGGCGGCCCGCTTCTCCGACGCCCAGTGCGGATTCAAAGCGATCCGTAAGGACGTCGCGGAGCGGCTGCTGCCCCTGGTCGAGGACACCGGGTGGTTCTTCGACACCGAGATGCTGGTGCTGGCCGAGCGGGCCGGGCTGCGCATCCACGAGGTGCCGGTGGACTGGGTGGACGACCCCAATAGCACGGTCCACATCGTGAAGACGGCCACCGAGGACCTCAAAGGTGTGTGGCGGGTGGGGCGCGCGCTGGCCACCGGTGCGCTGCCGCTGGACCGGGTGCGCCGTCCGTTCGGCGACGATCCGCGCGACCGGGAGCTGAGCGGGGTGCCGAAGGGCCTGGCCCGCCAGCTGGTCGGGTTCTGTGTGGTCGGCGCGCTGAGCACACTGGTCTATCTGCTGCTGTACTCCCTCTTCCGGACGGGCACCGGCCCGCAGGTGGCCAACGCGCTGGCGCTGCTGCTGTCGGCGCTCGGCAACACCGCGGCCAACCGGAGGCTCACCTTCGGCGTACGTGGCCGGGACCGCGCGATGCGCCACCAGGCCCAGGGGCTGGTCGTCTTCGGCATCGGCCTCGTGCTGACCAGCGGCTCCCTCGCCGCCCTGGACGCCGTCCCAGGCACCGCCTCGCACGGCACCGAACTGGCCGTGCTGATCGCGGCGAACCTCGCCGCGACCGTACTGCGCTTCCTGCTCTTCCGGGCCTGGGTCTTCCCGTCGGACAGCGGGGCCACGACCGACCACGACCCGAGGACCGATCGATGACCACCTACGACTACGGCACCCGCGAAGCCGGACCGCCGCCGACCCCCGCCGCCGCTCCCCGGCCGGGGCCGCGGACCCCCGGTGGCTCGCGGCTGGCGCGGGCCTGGAGAGGACGGCCGGAGGACCCGCGCTGGGCGCGGCCCGCCCTGTGGGCCCTGCTGGCCGCCACCACCGTGCTCTACCTGTGGAGCCTGGGCGCGTCCGGCTACGCCAACCAGTTCTACTCGGCCGCCGTGCAGGCGGGCGGCGAGAGCTGGAAGGCGTTCTTCTTCGGCTCCTCCGACGCCGCGAACTCCATCACCGTCGACAAGCCCCCGGCCGCGCTGTGGCCGATGGCCCTGTCGGTGCGGCTCTTCGGCCTCTCCTCCTGGGCGGTCCTCGCCCCCGAGGCCCTGATGGGCGTCGCGACGGTCGGAGTGCTGTACGCGGCCGTACGGCGCAGGTTCGGCGCGGCCGCCGGGCTTATCGCGGGCGCGGCGCTCGCGGTGACCCCGGTCGCGGCGCTGATGTTCCGCTTCAACAACCCCGACGCGCTGCTGTGCCTGCTGATGGTCTCGGCGATCTACTGCGTGCTGCGCGCCCTGGAGGACGCGCGCACCAAGTGGCTGGTGCTGGCCGGGGTCTGCTTCGGCCTCGGCTTCCTCACCAAGACGCTCCAGGCGTGGCTGATCCTGCCGCCGCTCGCGGTGGTGTACGCGGTGTGCGCCCCGCCGAAGTTCGGCCGGCGGATCGGGCAGCTGCTGCTCGCGGGGCTCGCGATGGTGGTCTCCGGCGGCTGGTGGGTCGCGATCGTCGAGCTGTGGCCGGCGTCCTCGCGCCCGTACATCGGCGGTTCGCAGCACAACAGCTTCCTGGAACTGACCTTCGGCTACAACGGGCTGGGCCGGATCAACGGCAATGAGACCGGCAGCGTCGGCGGGGGCGGCCCGGGCGGTGGCGGTGGCGGTGGCGGCCGGTGGGGCGAGACCGGGATCGACCGGCTCTTCGGCTCCGACATGGGCGGTCAGATCGCCTGGCTGCTGCCCGCGGCGTTCATCCTGCTGGCGGCGGGGATCTGGCTGACCTGGCGGGCGAAGCGCACCGACACCCAACGCGCGGCGTTCCTGGTGTGGGGCGGGGCGCTGCTGATGACGTTCGCCACCTTCAGCTTCATGTCCGGGATCTTCCACCAGTACTACAACATCGCGCTGGCGCCCTATATCGCGGCGCTCGTGGGCATGGGCGCGGCCCTGCTCTGGGAGCGGCGGAACGAGGGCGGCCGGACGGGGGCGGCGGCCTCGGCGGTGCTGGCCGTCACGGTCGCGGTCACCGCGTACCTGTCGTACGCCCTGCTGGGGCGGTCGCCGGACTGGCACCCCTGGCTGCGCTGGGCGGTGCTGATCGGCGGGCTCGCGGCGGCGGCCGGGCTGCTGCTGACGGTGCGCCTGGGCCGGAGGGCGGCACTGGCCGCGGCGGGCCTCGGCCTCGCGGCGGGGCTGGCCGGGCCGGTCGCGTACACGCTCAACACGGTCGACACCCCGAAGCACGGCTCCATCGTGACGGCCGGTCCGTCCGTGGCGGGCGGTATGGGCGGCCCCGGCGGCGGCTTCCCGGGCGGCGGCCGGGGCGGTCCGCCGGGCATGCGGAACGGACGCCAGGGCGCGGGCCAGCAGGGGCAGGGCCAGGGTCAGGGCAACCAGCAGGGCGGTCAGCAGGGCGGTCAGGGTCAGGGCGGTCAGCAGGGCATGCCGGGCGGCGGCACCGGCGGTGGCAACGGCGGCGGCCAGCCGGGCGGCGGCCAGAACGGCTTCCCCGGCGGGGGCTTCCCGGGCGGCGGCCAGTCCCCGCGCAACGGCACGGGCAACGCCCAGGGCGGCCAGGGGCAGAACGGCCGGCCGGGCATGCTGCCCGGCGGCGGCGTGGGCGAGGGCGGTCGCCGTGGCGGCGGCATGGGCGGACTGCTCGACGGTCAGCAGGTCGACGCCGATGTGGAGGCGAAGCTGGAGAAGAACGCCGACGACTACACCTGGGCGGCCGCGGCGATCGGCTCCCAGAACGCCGCGAGCTACCAACTCGCCACCGGGAAGCCCGTGATGGCCATCGGCGGCTTCAACGGCAGCGACCCGTCCCCGACGCTCGCCCAGTTCAAGGAGTATGTGAAGCAGGGCAGGATCCACTACTTCATCTCCTCGGGCACCGGCATGGGCGGCGGGCCGGGCGGCGGCCAGGGGACCTCGTCCCAGATCACCTCCTGGATCGAGGCCACCTACAAGAAGGTCACCGTGGGCAGTGCCACGCTCTACGACCTGACCCAGAAGGCGTCGGCGAAGGCGTCGGCGTCCTCGAAGTCCTCCGGCTGATTCCGGAGTCCCGTCGGTACGGGCCGGTGGTCGCGGGTTCACCCCCGCGATCACCGGCCCGTACGCGTATGCGACGCGCGCACATAATTCGCTGTACGGCGTACAGCGCTACTTGTACGGTGTAAGGGCCAGCCCATCGTCATGCACCGTAGAAGACCCGCCTGGAGTCCCCATGACGGTCTCGACCGCCGACGCCGCCTCCGCGCCACCCGATCAGTCCCAGGGTGGCCATCCTCAGCGCTGGCTGATCCTCGCCGTGATCTGCCTCGCCCAGCTCACCGTGTTGCTGGACAACACGATCCTCAATGTGGCGGTGCCCTCCCTGGCCAGGGAGATGGATGCCCGCACCGCCGACATCCAGTGGATGATCAACGCGTATTCGCTGGTCCAGTCGGGGCTGCTGCTCACCGCGGGCAGCGCCGCCGACCGCTACGGGCGGAAGAAGCTGCTGGTCGCCGGGCTCGCCCTGTTCGGCATCGGCTCCTTCGCGGCATCGATGGCGCAGGACTCCGGCCAGCTGATCGCCGCCCGCGCGGGCATGGGGATCGGCGGGGCGCTGCTGATGACCACGACGCTCGCCGTCGTGGTGCAGGTCTTCGACGAGGGCGAACGGGCCAAGGCCATCGGGCTGTGGGGCGCGGTCGGCTCGCTCGGCTTCGCCGCGGGGCCGCTGATCGGCGGCTCGCTGCTGGAGCACTTCTGGTGGGGCTCGATCTTCCTGATCAATATCCCGGTGGCGCTGCTCGGGCTGGTGGCCGTGGTCTGGCTGGTGCCGGAGTCGAAGGCGCCGACCAGCGACCGCCCCGATCTGCTCGGCGCGCTGCTGTCCACGGTCGGCATGACCGGCATCGTCTTCGCGATCATCTCCGGGCCGGAGCACGGCTGGACTTCGGGCCGGGTGCTCCTGTCCGCCTTCATCGGCATCACGGTGATGACCGGATTCGCGCTGTGGGAGCGTCATATCCCGTATCCGATGCTGGACATGCACTTCTTCCGCAACCGCCGGTTCGTGGGCGCGGTGGCGGGCGGCATCCTGGTGGCCTTCGGGATGGGCGGTTCGCTCTTCCTGCTCACCCAGCATCTGCAGTTCGTGCTCGGCTATGACGCGCTGGACGCGGGGCTGCGCACCGCGCCCCTCGCGCTGGTGATCGTCGCGCTCAACCTCACCGGTGTCGGCGCGCGGCTGCTGCCGAAGCTCGGGACGCCGGTGACCATCGTCGGCGGGATGGGGCTGCTCGCGGCCGGTCTCGCCGCCGTCGCGACGCTCGGCGCCCACGGCTATGGCGGAATGCTCTTCGGGCTGGTGGTGATGGGGTCCGGTATCGCGCTGGCCATGCCCGCGATGGCGAACGCCATCATGTCGGCCATCCCGCCGGAGAAGGCGGGGGTGGGCGCGGGCGTCAACGGCACGCTCACCGAATGCGGCAACGGGCTCGGCGTCGCCGTCCTCGGCGCCGTGCTCAACTCCCGCTTCGGCTCGCTGCTGCCCGCGGTCGCCACCGGAGCGGGCTCGCTCCCGGCCGCCCTCGCCGCCGCCCGTACCCCCGAGGACCGCGAGGCCGTCGCGGACGCCTTCGCCTCGGGTGTGGAGACCAGCCAGCTGGTCGGCGCGGCGGCCGTGCTGGCGGGTGGAGTGCTGGCCGCGCTGCTGCTCAGCAGGGCCGAACGATCTTCACAGGAGGCCCGGGCGGCATAGCATCTTCAGGTAGTGAGGTGCCGCGTGCCCGGTCCCGGGCCGTATGTGGCGCCAGCTCATCGGAGAAAGAGAGGCGCCGCCATGGCAACCGGCAGCCGCACCGTCCCCCCGCGGTCCAGCGTCTGGCTCTCCGAGCGTAAAACCACCAAGCGCAAGGGCGACCAGCAGCCCGTCGGGCTCGACCATCTGAAGATCGTCGCGGCGACGATGCGGCTGCTGGACGCCGAGGGGCTTTCGGGTTTCTCGATGCGACGGCTCGCGGCGGAGCTCGGGGTGACCGCCATGTCGGTCTACTGGTACGTGGAGACCAAGGACCATCTGCTCGAACTCGCCCTCGACGCGGCCATGGGCGAGATAGCGCTGCCCATCGAGGCCGTCGGCCCCGTCGGGGCGGTCGGCCCCGTCGAAGGCCTCGAGCACGCCCCGGCCGAGCCGCGGGACTGGCATGAGCAGCTGCGCCAGCTCGCCTCCGAGTACCGGCGGGTGCTGGCGCGCCATCCCTGGCTGTCGGCGCTGCTGGGGGAGTACCTCAACATCGGGCCCAACGCGGTGAGCTTCCAGAGCGCCGCGCTGGCCGTGATGCGCAACAGCGGACTGCCGGACGACAGGATCACCAGCGCGCTGGCCCTCGTCTATCAGTTCGTCTACGGCTTCGGCACGATCGAGGGCCGCTTCACCGCCCGCTGCCGGGCGGCGGGAGCCACTCAGGAAGAGCTGTTCCACGAGATGATGGGCGCGGTCGAGGACCGTATGGAGTTCGACGAGGCGCGGAAGATCATGGAGGCTCGCGGCGGCACCACGGTCCAGGAGATGCAGGACCGCGACTTCACCTTCGCCCTGGATCTCGCGATCGCCGGTATCGAAGCCCTGAGGGAGCGATAACGCGCGGCGGCGGCCGGGCCGGGACTCAGGCCGTGGGGAGCTGCTCGCCCTGCACCGCCTGTATGTCCAGCTCGACCCGCAGGGTGGTGCCGATCGCCGCGATGCCCGCCGCGACCACCTGGTTGTAGTTCATCGCGAAGTCCTCGCGGCGCAGCTCGGCGACGGCCCGGAAGGCCGCCCGCACCCCGCCCCAGGGGTCGGGGCCCGTGCCCAGGTACGTCAGGTCCAGGTCCACGTCCCGGACCACGCCGTGCATCGACAGCTCGCCGTGGACCGTCCAGCGGTCGGCCCCGGCCGCGCTCAGATGCGTGCTCCGGTACGTCAGCTCCGGGAACTCCTCCACATTGAGGAAGTCGGGCGACTTCAGGTGGCCGTCCCGCATCGTGTTGCCGGTGTCGATGCTGGCGGCCCGCATGACCGCCTCGACGCGCGACTTCTCGATGTCCTCGGCGACCTCGATCCGCCCGCCGAACTCCGTGAACCGGCCGTGGACGCTGGAGATCCCCAGGTGCTGGGCGACCGCGGCCACCGTCGAATGCGCCGGGTCGATCGTCCACGCCCCGGGCGGCGGAAGCTCCACCCCGCCCTGGCGCGCCAGCACCACCGTGCCCACGTCGGCCCGCCCGGAGGCCGTGACGATCGCCGTGGACGCGACCGGGGCGTAGCCGACCGCGGTGGCGATGATCGTGTAAGCCCCCGGCGGCAGCGGCTCTTCGGTCCGCACGGCGCCGTCCGTGTCGGCCTGCGCGCGCAGCACCTGGGCGCCCGTCATATCGGTGACGGTCAGCACCGCGTGCTGGACCGCCCAGCCGTCGCGGGTGTGGATCCGGGCCCGCAGTCCCGCTCCCCCGCCTGCTCCTGCTCCTGTGGTCGTCATGCCGCGTTTCGCTCCCGCTCGGGTGTCGCCGTGTTGCTCGTGTCGCTCATGTCGCCCGGCGCGGTCGTACTCGCCGTGCTGGTCGTACTCGTCGTACTCGTCGTGCTCGTCGTGTCTGTGCACCGGATCCGGGCGGCGGCGTCAGGCCGTCCCCTGCCTTCACTACACCGCCGCCGGGATCCGGGTTCCGGGTCCGGCCGAGAAATCCGCCACCCGGGCCGGAC encodes the following:
- a CDS encoding MFS transporter, with translation MTVSTADAASAPPDQSQGGHPQRWLILAVICLAQLTVLLDNTILNVAVPSLAREMDARTADIQWMINAYSLVQSGLLLTAGSAADRYGRKKLLVAGLALFGIGSFAASMAQDSGQLIAARAGMGIGGALLMTTTLAVVVQVFDEGERAKAIGLWGAVGSLGFAAGPLIGGSLLEHFWWGSIFLINIPVALLGLVAVVWLVPESKAPTSDRPDLLGALLSTVGMTGIVFAIISGPEHGWTSGRVLLSAFIGITVMTGFALWERHIPYPMLDMHFFRNRRFVGAVAGGILVAFGMGGSLFLLTQHLQFVLGYDALDAGLRTAPLALVIVALNLTGVGARLLPKLGTPVTIVGGMGLLAAGLAAVATLGAHGYGGMLFGLVVMGSGIALAMPAMANAIMSAIPPEKAGVGAGVNGTLTECGNGLGVAVLGAVLNSRFGSLLPAVATGAGSLPAALAAARTPEDREAVADAFASGVETSQLVGAAAVLAGGVLAALLLSRAERSSQEARAA
- a CDS encoding LLM class F420-dependent oxidoreductase, producing MTSRPALGKIGIWTAALKTDLTPSEQVSEAAAELDELGYGAVWLGGSPSPDQAGVLLDATSRITVATGILSIWDHEAGYVAERHTALNAAHGGRFLLGLGVSHSALAGERYKRPYTAMKEYLTALDSAPAPVPAAERVLAALGPKMLELSRDRAAGAHPYLVTPEHTAEARDVLGKEAVLAPELKVVLDTDLERARATARDYLGRYLALPNYTNNFKRLGFGDADFADGGSDRLLAAMYALGDAEAIRARVDEFLAAGADHLAIQVVSDDQGLPREQWRTLAEALPLDKS
- a CDS encoding response regulator transcription factor produces the protein MMPTSPHGRTELLRPDGSPVRVLVVDDESALADLLSMALRYEGWEVRTAGDGAEAIRITRELRPDAVVLDIMLPDMDGLAVLGRLRRELPDVPVLFLTARDAVEDRIAGITAGGDDYVTKPFSLEEVVARLRGLLRRSGAAAARSESVLAVGDLILDEDSHEVARGGQEIHLTATEFELLRYLMRNPRRVLSKAQILDRVWSYDFGGQANVVELYISYLRRKIDAGRSPMIHTRRGAGYLIKPGE
- a CDS encoding sensor histidine kinase, translated to MPGASQPPQGAGAAQGRAHARRAQRAGRAQRAGNAQRAGAAQRAGRTQGAGRTQRAGRRPWSLRTRLVVSAVALIAVVCAVIGSVTTLALQSYLQGQVDDDLRASVGRFLNKPGPERELPRNDVLFVASPGQPIGTVGARFGQDGEISMSGKSNDSPMTDEVDAESRVDPLTSGQQKAIAAVPLDGDVHTIDLPGLGGYRAVAQPDHRDGGIILAFPLDQTQETVNTLILVEVCVAAAGLVAAGIAGAAMVGISLRPLRRVAATATRVSELPLHSGEVALRERVPASEADPRTEVGQVGAALNRMLGHVESALAARQESETRVRQFVADASHELRTPLASIRGYAELTRRGREEIGPDTRHALGRVESEAGRMTGLVEDLLLLARLDAGRPLECAEADLSPLVVDAVSDARAVGSDHEWRLELPDEPAVVFGDDARLRQVLVNLLGNARTHTPAGTTVTARVLWGGPRASPYPSPYLAPYGLSYGMSYGASSHGHRKGRGSPHAQTYAPPHHQTQPHDQTYAQPHAQTYAPPYGSPYAAARAAGAFGPPQPPSYVSLEIEDDGPGIPPELLPHVFERFARGDASRSRAAGSTGLGLAIVHAVVAAHDGQVTVDSVPGRTVFGVHLPVHRVVHHGVTDSQAGHRLTTQP
- a CDS encoding TetR/AcrR family transcriptional regulator, with amino-acid sequence MATGSRTVPPRSSVWLSERKTTKRKGDQQPVGLDHLKIVAATMRLLDAEGLSGFSMRRLAAELGVTAMSVYWYVETKDHLLELALDAAMGEIALPIEAVGPVGAVGPVEGLEHAPAEPRDWHEQLRQLASEYRRVLARHPWLSALLGEYLNIGPNAVSFQSAALAVMRNSGLPDDRITSALALVYQFVYGFGTIEGRFTARCRAAGATQEELFHEMMGAVEDRMEFDEARKIMEARGGTTVQEMQDRDFTFALDLAIAGIEALRER
- a CDS encoding bifunctional glycosyltransferase family 2/GtrA family protein, which produces MRTDTPLGAPPETPLQTLPVRGPVTVVRGRPVLDVVIPVYNEEADLERCVRRLHDHLARTFPYGFRITIADNASTDRTPDLAAYLDESIEEVTAVRLEQKGRGRALRTVWSLSEAPVLAYMDVDLSTDLKALLPLVAPLISGHSDLAIGSRLSRSSRVVRGTKREFISRAYNLILRGSLAARFSDAQCGFKAIRKDVAERLLPLVEDTGWFFDTEMLVLAERAGLRIHEVPVDWVDDPNSTVHIVKTATEDLKGVWRVGRALATGALPLDRVRRPFGDDPRDRELSGVPKGLARQLVGFCVVGALSTLVYLLLYSLFRTGTGPQVANALALLLSALGNTAANRRLTFGVRGRDRAMRHQAQGLVVFGIGLVLTSGSLAALDAVPGTASHGTELAVLIAANLAATVLRFLLFRAWVFPSDSGATTDHDPRTDR
- a CDS encoding glycosyltransferase family 39 protein, translating into MTTYDYGTREAGPPPTPAAAPRPGPRTPGGSRLARAWRGRPEDPRWARPALWALLAATTVLYLWSLGASGYANQFYSAAVQAGGESWKAFFFGSSDAANSITVDKPPAALWPMALSVRLFGLSSWAVLAPEALMGVATVGVLYAAVRRRFGAAAGLIAGAALAVTPVAALMFRFNNPDALLCLLMVSAIYCVLRALEDARTKWLVLAGVCFGLGFLTKTLQAWLILPPLAVVYAVCAPPKFGRRIGQLLLAGLAMVVSGGWWVAIVELWPASSRPYIGGSQHNSFLELTFGYNGLGRINGNETGSVGGGGPGGGGGGGGRWGETGIDRLFGSDMGGQIAWLLPAAFILLAAGIWLTWRAKRTDTQRAAFLVWGGALLMTFATFSFMSGIFHQYYNIALAPYIAALVGMGAALLWERRNEGGRTGAAASAVLAVTVAVTAYLSYALLGRSPDWHPWLRWAVLIGGLAAAAGLLLTVRLGRRAALAAAGLGLAAGLAGPVAYTLNTVDTPKHGSIVTAGPSVAGGMGGPGGGFPGGGRGGPPGMRNGRQGAGQQGQGQGQGNQQGGQQGGQGQGGQQGMPGGGTGGGNGGGQPGGGQNGFPGGGFPGGGQSPRNGTGNAQGGQGQNGRPGMLPGGGVGEGGRRGGGMGGLLDGQQVDADVEAKLEKNADDYTWAAAAIGSQNAASYQLATGKPVMAIGGFNGSDPSPTLAQFKEYVKQGRIHYFISSGTGMGGGPGGGQGTSSQITSWIEATYKKVTVGSATLYDLTQKASAKASASSKSSG
- a CDS encoding amidohydrolase family protein, translating into MDDPAVVSAQRFWQELGLPGLIDVHTHFMPQRVLDKVWAFFDAVEPRWHITYREEEDERLATLRAFGVRAFTSMLYPHKPDMARWLNGWAADFAARTPDCLHTATFFPEPGVDGYVRAALEGGARVFKAHVQVGAYDPGDQLLDPVWGMLAESGTPVVIHCGSGPHPGKYTGPEPVGRVLARHPRLRLIIAHMGLPEYSDFLGLAERYEEVHLDTTMAFTDFTERQWPFPRSERERLAALGNRVLFGSDFPNIPYGYRHALDALTRVGQDEEWLRGVCYGNAARLFGI